A stretch of the Halomonas sp. CH40 genome encodes the following:
- a CDS encoding ABC transporter ATP-binding protein, whose translation MAELSLQLAQPGPIPLQAEFACQSGELLALVGPSGSGKTTLLRAIAGLYQPAEGLIRCGETCWFDAQRKHSLRPQQRRVGIVFQDYALFPHLSARDNIAIPLRHLPKPAQAHRAEEWLARVKLEGLGGRFPHQLSGGQRQRVALARALAREPEVLLLDEPFSAVDQVTRRRLQRELALLRQQIAIPIVLVTHDLTEAAALADTMCVLHNGTTLQSGPPEALFRRPASSAVARLLDRHNLFRATLRHYQGRYCLEWGRFLLEVSAEVQAQLGGYRVGDKLEWYLPPSDIVLHRRERPSNGERENPVAAMVSEVVALGGMTSVALRVAHGDMLRFEIGTHAARRNQLAPGAMVKVSLLASGIHVMGPVANEVSTSPGVYET comes from the coding sequence ATGGCTGAACTGTCGCTACAGCTCGCCCAGCCGGGGCCGATTCCTTTACAGGCTGAGTTTGCCTGCCAGAGTGGCGAATTGCTGGCGTTGGTCGGCCCTTCTGGCAGCGGAAAAACCACCTTGCTGCGGGCCATTGCCGGTCTTTATCAGCCCGCTGAAGGGCTTATCCGCTGTGGAGAAACATGCTGGTTTGATGCTCAGCGTAAGCACTCACTTAGGCCACAGCAGCGCCGAGTGGGGATTGTCTTTCAGGATTATGCGCTGTTTCCGCATCTGAGTGCGCGGGATAATATTGCCATACCGCTACGCCATCTGCCCAAGCCCGCTCAGGCCCATCGGGCCGAAGAATGGTTGGCGCGGGTCAAGCTCGAAGGGTTGGGAGGGCGGTTTCCCCATCAGCTATCGGGTGGCCAGCGTCAGCGGGTTGCGCTAGCGCGCGCCCTGGCACGGGAGCCTGAGGTGCTGCTGCTGGATGAGCCTTTTTCCGCCGTGGATCAGGTCACCCGCCGTCGCCTGCAGCGCGAACTGGCCTTGCTACGTCAGCAGATTGCCATTCCCATTGTGCTGGTGACCCATGACCTGACCGAAGCAGCGGCCCTGGCAGATACCATGTGCGTGCTACATAATGGCACCACCCTGCAAAGCGGCCCGCCAGAGGCGCTGTTTCGTCGTCCGGCATCATCTGCTGTGGCCAGGCTACTGGATCGCCATAACCTGTTTCGTGCCACGCTGAGACACTATCAGGGCCGCTACTGCCTTGAGTGGGGGCGTTTTCTGCTCGAAGTAAGTGCTGAGGTGCAAGCCCAGTTGGGAGGCTATAGGGTAGGTGACAAGCTGGAATGGTATCTGCCGCCTTCAGATATTGTGCTGCATCGCCGCGAGCGCCCTTCCAATGGCGAGCGGGAAAACCCGGTCGCCGCCATGGTCAGCGAAGTTGTCGCGCTTGGAGGGATGACATCGGTGGCCCTGAGGGTTGCCCATGGCGATATGCTACGGTTTGAAATCGGCACCCATGCGGCGCGTCGTAACCAGTTGGCGCCCGGCGCCATGGTGAAGGTGTCCTTGCTGGCATCCGGCATTCATGTGATGGGGCCGGTGGCCAATGAAGTATCCACATCCCCTGGCGTTTATGAAACCTGA
- a CDS encoding DUF192 domain-containing protein yields MHLNRRAFLTASLAVPLLALAWPLSALATTPEAAPLERMALAVHGAEGPHRLDVEVARTSAQRQRGLMGRESLPADHGMLFMYPREQSGRNGFWMFQTLIPLDIAFINSEGTIVAIRTMQPCGSPSPSDCRSYTPDTPYAAALEVNAGYFAQRGIRECDCVALPVTNGRCAQDNE; encoded by the coding sequence ATGCATCTCAATCGCCGTGCATTTTTAACCGCCTCACTGGCAGTACCGCTTCTGGCGCTGGCCTGGCCGCTATCGGCACTGGCCACTACACCAGAAGCAGCTCCGCTTGAACGGATGGCCTTGGCCGTGCATGGCGCTGAAGGGCCGCATCGTCTGGATGTTGAGGTCGCCCGCACGTCAGCGCAGCGCCAGCGTGGCCTGATGGGGCGGGAAAGCCTGCCAGCCGACCACGGCATGCTGTTTATGTACCCCCGCGAGCAATCCGGGCGTAATGGCTTCTGGATGTTTCAGACCCTGATTCCGCTGGATATTGCCTTTATCAACAGTGAAGGCACTATCGTGGCGATCAGAACCATGCAGCCGTGCGGCTCACCATCCCCCAGCGACTGCCGCTCCTACACGCCGGATACGCCCTATGCGGCGGCGCTTGAAGTCAATGCCGGTTACTTCGCCCAACGGGGTATTCGCGAATGTGATTGCGTGGCCTTGCCGGTTACTAACGGTAGATGCGCCCAGGATAATGAATAG
- a CDS encoding DUF2798 domain-containing protein — MFFPPRYARWVFAVLMSIYMVTLMTFVITWANTGLAEGFLGRWWRAFYIAWPIAFALILIGAPQLQKATAKLVKKPEQ, encoded by the coding sequence ATGTTTTTTCCACCCCGTTATGCGCGCTGGGTTTTTGCGGTTCTGATGTCGATCTACATGGTGACATTGATGACATTCGTGATCACCTGGGCAAATACCGGTCTGGCCGAGGGCTTTCTGGGGCGCTGGTGGCGAGCCTTCTATATTGCGTGGCCAATTGCGTTCGCGCTGATTTTGATCGGCGCGCCGCAGTTGCAGAAGGCCACCGCCAAGCTGGTTAAAAAGCCTGAACAATAG
- a CDS encoding TAXI family TRAP transporter solute-binding subunit has protein sequence MNRHVFSTAAFSGALIAAATFASPAVAQDEQFITIGTGGQTGVYYVVGQSVCRLVNRGSDEHNIRCNAPSTGGSVANVNGIKSGELDMGVAQSDVQYQAYNGTVNFEDEAYEDLRAIFRIHGEPLTLLARADSGIETLDDLEGKRVNIGNPGSGQRNTMEVVMDAKGWDEDTFSLVSELGASEQAAALSDNNIDAMVYVVGHPNGSIQEATTTVDSHLIPLNDEDIDGIVEEFPYYSKSVIAGGLYKNNPDDVETFGVAATLVTTAETSEEAVYETVKAVFDDFDRFKRLHPAFENLDPEDMISSGLSAPLHDGAARYYREQGWIE, from the coding sequence ATGAATCGTCATGTATTTTCGACCGCAGCTTTTTCCGGTGCGCTGATCGCAGCAGCAACGTTTGCCTCTCCCGCAGTGGCCCAGGATGAACAGTTCATTACCATTGGTACCGGTGGCCAGACGGGTGTCTATTACGTAGTGGGTCAGTCGGTCTGCCGTCTGGTCAACCGTGGCAGTGATGAGCACAACATTCGCTGTAACGCCCCGTCTACCGGTGGTTCTGTTGCCAACGTCAACGGCATCAAGTCCGGCGAGCTGGATATGGGGGTTGCCCAGTCTGACGTTCAATATCAGGCTTATAACGGCACCGTTAATTTCGAAGACGAGGCCTACGAAGATCTGCGTGCCATTTTCCGTATTCACGGCGAGCCGCTGACACTGCTGGCCCGTGCTGATTCCGGCATTGAAACACTGGATGATCTGGAAGGTAAGCGCGTTAACATCGGCAACCCGGGTTCTGGCCAGCGTAACACCATGGAAGTCGTCATGGATGCCAAGGGCTGGGATGAGGATACCTTCTCACTGGTTTCCGAGCTGGGCGCTTCCGAACAGGCGGCAGCACTGTCGGATAACAACATTGATGCCATGGTTTACGTGGTAGGCCATCCGAATGGCTCCATTCAGGAAGCGACAACCACGGTCGATTCACACCTGATTCCGCTCAACGATGAAGACATTGATGGCATTGTTGAAGAATTCCCCTACTACTCCAAATCTGTGATTGCGGGCGGTCTGTACAAGAACAACCCGGATGATGTGGAAACCTTCGGTGTAGCGGCCACATTGGTCACCACAGCGGAAACATCTGAAGAAGCCGTCTACGAAACAGTCAAGGCTGTTTTTGATGACTTTGATCGTTTCAAGCGTCTGCACCCTGCCTTTGAGAACCTTGATCCAGAAGACATGATTTCATCAGGCCTGTCAGCGCCGCTGCATGATGGCGCGGCGCGCTATTACCGTGAGCAGGGCTGGATTGAGTAA
- a CDS encoding TRAP transporter permease, translated as MTENNRAPDAAVDLEDMVASSDSGARKPTGMPGKLLVSIAAIWSLFQLWIASPLPYMLGFGVFNATQSRSIHLAFALFLAYMAYPALKRSPRDRIPIQDWVLASVAAFCGAYMFLFYEGLSARPGAPLLQDVVIGVTGLVLLLEATRRALGPPLMIVASVFLIYSLAGPYMPGLLAHGGVSLYGLINHQWLTTQGVFGIALGVSTSFVFLFVLFGALLDKAGAGNYFIKVAFSMLGHFKGGPAKAAVVASGMTGLISGSSIANTVTTGTFTIPMMKRVGFSSEKAGAVEVASSVNGQIMPPVMGAAAFLMVEYVGISYVEVIKHAFLPALISYIALIYIVHLEALKANMQGLESSNPPKPLVRKVIGFLGGLLLMMITALAVYYGLGWLKPTLGGAAPWVIAAGLAVIYIALLKMAAAYPELEMDDPNEPVIKLPQTRPTVMVGLQYILPVIVLVWCLMVERLSPGLSAFWATVFMIFIMLTQRPITAIFRGKGDMQADLREGAMDLWNGLVTGARNMIGIGIATATAGIIVGAVSQTGVGLVLADVVETISMGNLMLILFFTAILSLILGMGLPTTANYIVVSALLAPVIIQLGQQNGLIVPLIAVHLFVFYFGIMADVTPPVGLASFAAAAVSGGDPIRTGFQAFYYSLRTAALPFLFIFNTDLLLIDVTWLQGIVIFIISTIAMLIFAAATQGFMITRNRWYESILLLLVAFALFRPGFFMDMVHDPYRSVPPAEFVQALGNVDEDSTLRVQIEGLDDFGDPMTTYMQVPVPEGETGQERLDNLGLMLLFEDDRAIVDMVTYGSQASDIGFDFDQEITEVLAPVERWTKELMWIPAFVVFGFVVVLQRRRRSKSDAQTATA; from the coding sequence ATGACAGAGAACAACAGGGCCCCCGACGCGGCTGTTGATCTTGAGGATATGGTCGCCTCATCCGACTCCGGGGCACGTAAGCCCACGGGTATGCCGGGCAAGCTGCTAGTGAGCATTGCGGCCATCTGGTCGCTGTTTCAGCTTTGGATTGCTTCACCGCTGCCCTATATGCTGGGGTTTGGGGTGTTCAATGCGACGCAGTCGCGTTCCATTCACCTGGCTTTTGCACTCTTTCTGGCCTATATGGCGTATCCCGCGCTCAAGCGCTCTCCGCGTGATCGTATTCCCATTCAGGACTGGGTACTTGCCAGTGTCGCTGCGTTTTGCGGTGCTTACATGTTCCTTTTCTATGAAGGGCTTTCGGCGCGCCCTGGGGCGCCTTTGCTGCAGGATGTGGTGATTGGTGTCACAGGTCTGGTGCTGCTGCTGGAAGCGACCCGGCGGGCGCTGGGGCCACCTTTGATGATCGTCGCTTCCGTGTTTCTGATCTACTCGCTGGCAGGGCCTTACATGCCAGGCTTGTTGGCCCATGGGGGCGTTAGCCTGTATGGCTTGATCAACCATCAGTGGCTGACCACGCAAGGTGTATTTGGTATTGCCCTGGGGGTTTCTACCAGTTTTGTCTTTCTGTTTGTACTGTTTGGCGCCTTGCTGGATAAAGCTGGCGCGGGTAACTATTTCATCAAGGTGGCCTTTTCTATGCTGGGCCATTTCAAGGGCGGCCCGGCCAAGGCAGCGGTGGTGGCCTCTGGTATGACCGGCCTGATTTCCGGCTCCTCAATTGCCAATACCGTCACCACAGGGACTTTTACAATCCCGATGATGAAGCGGGTCGGTTTTTCATCGGAAAAGGCCGGTGCGGTTGAAGTCGCTTCGTCGGTGAATGGTCAGATCATGCCGCCAGTTATGGGGGCAGCGGCCTTTTTGATGGTTGAGTATGTGGGCATTTCCTATGTCGAAGTGATCAAGCACGCCTTCCTGCCTGCACTGATTTCCTATATTGCCCTGATTTACATCGTCCACCTTGAAGCGTTGAAAGCCAACATGCAGGGACTGGAAAGCAGTAATCCACCCAAGCCGCTGGTACGCAAAGTGATTGGTTTTTTGGGTGGTCTGTTGTTGATGATGATTACCGCGCTGGCGGTTTACTACGGCCTTGGCTGGTTGAAGCCAACGCTGGGCGGCGCTGCTCCCTGGGTCATAGCGGCAGGCCTGGCGGTCATTTATATTGCACTTTTGAAGATGGCGGCGGCTTACCCAGAGCTGGAAATGGATGACCCCAATGAACCTGTCATCAAACTGCCGCAAACGCGCCCAACCGTTATGGTCGGCCTGCAGTATATCCTGCCGGTGATTGTGCTGGTCTGGTGCCTGATGGTGGAGCGCCTGTCGCCAGGACTGTCGGCTTTTTGGGCAACCGTCTTCATGATTTTCATCATGCTGACGCAGCGCCCGATTACCGCTATTTTCCGCGGTAAAGGCGATATGCAGGCCGATTTACGCGAAGGTGCCATGGATTTGTGGAACGGCCTGGTCACCGGTGCCCGCAACATGATCGGTATCGGTATTGCCACGGCGACGGCCGGGATTATTGTCGGTGCTGTGTCGCAAACCGGTGTTGGCCTGGTGCTGGCGGATGTGGTGGAAACCATTTCCATGGGCAACCTGATGCTGATCCTGTTCTTCACCGCCATTCTGAGCCTGATCCTGGGGATGGGCCTGCCGACCACGGCCAACTACATCGTGGTGTCTGCCCTGTTGGCACCGGTGATCATTCAGTTGGGCCAGCAGAATGGCCTGATTGTGCCGCTGATCGCCGTGCATCTGTTTGTGTTCTATTTCGGCATCATGGCGGATGTGACGCCACCGGTGGGGCTGGCCTCCTTTGCCGCAGCAGCGGTCTCCGGCGGCGACCCGATACGTACCGGTTTCCAGGCCTTCTACTACAGCTTGCGCACGGCTGCCTTGCCGTTTCTGTTCATCTTCAATACGGATCTGTTGCTGATTGATGTGACCTGGCTACAGGGGATAGTGATATTTATCATTTCCACCATTGCCATGCTGATATTTGCAGCGGCGACGCAAGGCTTCATGATTACCCGCAACCGCTGGTATGAATCGATTCTGCTGCTGTTGGTTGCCTTTGCGCTTTTCCGTCCTGGCTTCTTCATGGACATGGTTCATGACCCTTACCGTTCTGTGCCGCCGGCTGAATTTGTGCAGGCGCTGGGTAATGTCGATGAAGATTCCACTTTGCGGGTTCAGATTGAAGGGCTCGATGATTTCGGTGATCCGATGACGACCTATATGCAAGTGCCGGTGCCTGAAGGTGAAACCGGTCAGGAGCGTCTGGATAATCTGGGTCTGATGCTGCTGTTTGAGGATGACAGGGCGATTGTCGATATGGTGACCTATGGCAGCCAGGCATCCGACATTGGCTTTGATTTTGACCAGGAAATCACCGAAGTTCTGGCGCCGGTGGAACGCTGGACAAAGGAACTGATGTGGATTCCAGCCTTTGTGGTATTCGGGTTTGTGGTTGTGTTGCAACGCCGTCGGCGCAGCAAGTCTGACGCGCAAACGGCAACGGCATAG
- a CDS encoding universal stress protein produces MYKKILLPVDLNAEESWQKALPTAITLCQTFGASLHVVTVMPEFNMPMVGAYFPKNFSKQAHEAISEAQHAFIKEHIPEDIVTQSVIVDGSPWEAIIKAGKKLEVDLIVMASHNKRKFVDYVLGPNAEHVVHHAKMSVMIVR; encoded by the coding sequence ATGTACAAGAAAATTTTATTGCCGGTTGACCTTAACGCAGAAGAATCCTGGCAGAAGGCTTTGCCAACGGCGATCACGCTGTGCCAAACCTTTGGGGCGTCCCTGCATGTGGTGACGGTGATGCCGGAGTTCAACATGCCAATGGTTGGTGCCTATTTTCCGAAGAATTTCTCCAAACAGGCGCATGAAGCGATTTCGGAAGCGCAACATGCCTTTATCAAGGAGCATATTCCTGAGGACATTGTGACTCAGAGCGTGATTGTCGACGGTTCGCCCTGGGAAGCCATCATCAAGGCAGGCAAGAAGCTGGAGGTCGACCTGATCGTGATGGCATCGCACAACAAGCGCAAGTTTGTGGATTACGTGTTGGGCCCTAACGCCGAACATGTTGTACACCACGCCAAAATGTCAGTGATGATAGTGCGCTAA
- a CDS encoding DUF2189 domain-containing protein, producing the protein MGTSITKPLDQAGLAVTKINIKHIDTDRPKAWLAAGFEDFRRAPIVSLTYGLFWVGLSIVITAGTVNMGFWHWLLPLIAGFMFVGPMVAVGCYGISKAIEDGKTPHLGHALGHWRPHGSQLAMVGVMMMIFFLAWIRLATLLFALFFGLEVPSPEVLYASLLTTPQGLGLVGVGTVIGGLLAFGAFAISAIAIPVVMDRDMSFMEGIEASIRCVTTNFRPMLLWGAMLTVSFIIGVMTFYIGLALILPVLGYASWHAYEDLVSFE; encoded by the coding sequence ATGGGTACATCAATAACAAAGCCACTTGATCAGGCGGGTTTAGCCGTGACCAAAATCAACATCAAGCACATCGATACAGACCGGCCCAAGGCCTGGCTTGCCGCCGGTTTTGAAGATTTCCGTCGGGCACCGATCGTCAGTCTCACCTATGGGTTGTTCTGGGTGGGCTTGAGCATTGTGATTACCGCCGGTACCGTCAACATGGGGTTCTGGCATTGGCTGTTACCGCTGATTGCTGGTTTCATGTTTGTGGGCCCCATGGTGGCGGTTGGATGCTATGGCATCAGCAAAGCGATTGAGGATGGAAAAACACCGCATCTGGGCCATGCTCTGGGTCATTGGCGGCCGCATGGCAGCCAGCTGGCGATGGTCGGCGTGATGATGATGATTTTCTTTCTTGCCTGGATTCGCCTGGCAACCCTGCTGTTCGCGCTATTTTTTGGCCTTGAAGTGCCCAGCCCGGAAGTACTTTACGCTTCCTTGCTGACAACGCCCCAGGGGCTAGGCTTGGTAGGAGTGGGGACTGTTATCGGCGGTTTGCTGGCATTTGGTGCCTTTGCGATCAGTGCGATTGCCATTCCGGTTGTCATGGATCGTGACATGAGCTTTATGGAAGGCATAGAAGCCAGCATTCGCTGTGTGACCACCAACTTCCGCCCCATGCTACTCTGGGGAGCCATGCTGACGGTTAGCTTCATTATTGGTGTTATGACTTTCTATATTGGCTTGGCGTTGATATTACCTGTACTGGGTTACGCCAGCTGGCACGCCTACGAAGACTTGGTGAGCTTTGAGTGA
- a CDS encoding molybdopterin-dependent oxidoreductase, translating into MKKRLSIAVLWLACALQVGVANAGQDLPMPEGQVILKMSGNIARTNVGEEAHFDFAMLTDLPQHQYYTGTPWTNQPFHYSGPLMRDLLGYLGAEGERTHVSALNGYEAYIPTRDFVEYDVLLALKRNGEPISIREYGPLWVLYPFDHNTELLSEMFRSRAVWQVMKINVR; encoded by the coding sequence ATGAAAAAACGCTTATCAATTGCTGTTTTGTGGCTAGCTTGTGCCTTGCAGGTAGGGGTTGCCAATGCTGGGCAAGATTTGCCTATGCCCGAAGGTCAGGTCATTCTGAAAATGTCCGGTAATATTGCCCGCACTAATGTTGGTGAAGAGGCGCACTTTGACTTTGCCATGCTTACTGATCTGCCTCAGCATCAGTATTACACTGGCACGCCTTGGACCAATCAGCCCTTTCACTATAGTGGCCCCTTGATGCGCGATCTGCTGGGCTATCTGGGGGCAGAGGGTGAGCGTACTCACGTGTCAGCGCTGAACGGTTATGAAGCCTATATTCCTACCCGTGACTTTGTTGAATACGATGTATTACTGGCCTTGAAGCGTAATGGTGAGCCTATTTCCATTCGTGAATATGGCCCGCTCTGGGTACTCTATCCTTTTGATCACAATACGGAGCTTCTGAGCGAAATGTTTCGTTCCCGCGCTGTCTGGCAGGTCATGAAGATTAATGTGCGCTGA
- a CDS encoding ATP-binding protein: protein MCADTVSLRQPSLLRYPRRVKFVTIVSVVLFASALMVAALAAWRQDSLTQGLREDTSWVVYKLDRDTVQLLNALLTAPRESLSAEEQDAINLRFELLYSRINVLTQGEFSRLLGQVPNAQVLVEDIRQALDILDQLIMPYEQQSPLAMADIEDGLQALARHTERLVMTINAYQAEAATQERAQLSALYRLLITLLVGMSVSALLVVMFLVREMRESASARREQELLGLRLEESAKQARSANQAKSDFLAVVSHEIRTPLNGVLGMSELLIQPQQHTPSPHEVRVYARTIHDSATQLMNMINDILDFSKIEAGHLTLEEKPVELEALMRGVIALYEPRAQARGIHLQMHIDSTAPAWVSLDAYRVRQVLQNLVANALKFTEQGQVKLSLSCHDEDQLLLTVTDTGCGIPATQQDYLFEPFQQADASVTRRYGGTGLGLAICKRLCDAMGGQIGVKSQQGRGSTFWMTLPRVDAQPQAPLATPQISHFSDCPVLLVEDDIVNRRVAVGMLRRLGCQVEVAENAQQALGLIERRPYDIILMDVQLPDQDGLTLTRQLRQQPGWLAKVPIVAMTAGGAVDDRKRCLSAGMNDYLTKPLSLATLSQRLALYITVDSQVVEKPPSIAPLNVDRLFDGLIDGLIDGRVLQQLETSLGKPGLDKLLGLFLKHAAEYFEQLRGQLAVQPTPTADIQRLTHQLRGEAASVGAFAMADAAHKLQQAVEAERAIEQHWKALEQFSQDTFSAFKALKKGVDVSSS, encoded by the coding sequence ATGTGCGCTGACACTGTGTCTCTACGCCAGCCGTCCTTGCTGCGCTACCCCAGGCGGGTCAAGTTTGTCACCATTGTCTCTGTGGTGTTGTTTGCTTCTGCCTTGATGGTGGCGGCGCTGGCGGCCTGGCGTCAGGACAGCCTGACTCAGGGATTGCGTGAAGATACATCCTGGGTGGTCTATAAGCTTGACCGGGATACTGTCCAGTTGCTGAATGCCCTCCTGACGGCACCCCGCGAATCACTTTCGGCAGAAGAGCAGGACGCAATCAACCTGCGTTTTGAATTGCTCTATAGCCGCATCAATGTGTTGACCCAGGGGGAGTTTTCCCGTCTGCTTGGGCAGGTTCCCAATGCCCAGGTGTTGGTTGAAGACATTCGCCAGGCACTGGATATTCTCGACCAATTGATTATGCCCTATGAGCAGCAAAGCCCTTTGGCGATGGCTGACATTGAGGACGGCCTGCAAGCGTTGGCGCGGCACACTGAGCGTCTGGTGATGACCATCAACGCCTATCAGGCCGAAGCCGCTACCCAGGAACGCGCCCAGCTAAGTGCCCTGTATCGCTTGTTGATCACGCTACTTGTTGGCATGAGCGTTTCGGCCTTGCTGGTCGTGATGTTTCTGGTGCGTGAAATGCGTGAAAGTGCCTCTGCGCGGCGCGAACAGGAACTGCTTGGCTTGCGACTTGAAGAGTCAGCCAAACAGGCACGATCAGCCAATCAGGCCAAGTCTGATTTTCTGGCGGTGGTCAGCCATGAAATCCGTACACCGTTGAATGGGGTACTGGGAATGAGCGAGTTGCTGATCCAGCCGCAGCAGCATACGCCGAGTCCTCACGAAGTCCGTGTATACGCTCGTACGATTCATGACAGCGCCACCCAGCTGATGAATATGATCAACGACATCCTGGATTTTTCCAAGATTGAAGCCGGGCATTTAACCCTGGAAGAAAAACCTGTTGAGCTTGAGGCGTTGATGCGTGGCGTTATTGCCCTGTACGAACCGCGCGCCCAGGCCAGAGGCATCCATCTGCAGATGCATATTGATAGCACTGCGCCTGCCTGGGTCAGTCTGGATGCCTATCGGGTGCGTCAGGTGTTGCAGAACCTGGTGGCCAATGCGCTTAAGTTTACTGAGCAGGGCCAAGTGAAGCTGTCGCTAAGCTGCCATGATGAAGATCAGCTGTTATTGACGGTGACGGATACGGGCTGCGGTATTCCAGCGACACAGCAGGATTATCTGTTTGAACCTTTCCAGCAGGCAGATGCTTCGGTCACCCGGCGTTATGGCGGCACAGGGCTGGGGCTGGCGATCTGTAAACGTCTTTGCGATGCCATGGGAGGCCAGATAGGTGTCAAGAGTCAGCAGGGCCGGGGCAGCACCTTCTGGATGACCTTGCCAAGAGTGGATGCGCAGCCGCAAGCGCCGTTGGCTACGCCACAAATTAGCCATTTCAGTGATTGCCCGGTACTGCTGGTGGAAGATGATATCGTCAATCGTCGCGTGGCAGTGGGGATGCTACGCCGTCTGGGTTGTCAGGTGGAGGTGGCAGAAAATGCCCAGCAAGCCCTTGGCCTGATTGAACGCAGACCCTACGATATTATTCTGATGGATGTCCAGCTACCCGATCAGGACGGCTTGACGCTGACCCGTCAGCTTCGCCAGCAGCCTGGCTGGCTGGCAAAGGTGCCCATTGTAGCCATGACCGCCGGTGGCGCTGTCGATGATCGCAAACGCTGCCTGAGTGCAGGAATGAATGACTACCTGACCAAGCCGTTGAGCCTGGCCACACTTAGCCAACGCCTGGCGCTGTATATCACTGTCGACAGTCAGGTGGTTGAAAAACCGCCCTCGATAGCACCGCTGAATGTTGACAGGCTGTTTGATGGATTGATTGATGGATTAATTGATGGCCGGGTACTGCAACAGCTGGAAACCAGCTTGGGCAAGCCAGGGTTAGATAAACTGCTTGGCCTTTTCCTGAAACATGCCGCTGAGTACTTTGAACAGCTTCGCGGGCAGCTCGCTGTCCAGCCTACACCAACAGCAGATATTCAGCGGCTGACACATCAACTGCGTGGCGAAGCGGCCAGCGTGGGCGCTTTTGCCATGGCCGATGCTGCCCATAAGCTGCAACAGGCTGTAGAGGCTGAGCGCGCGATAGAGCAACACTGGAAAGCCCTTGAACAGTTTTCCCAGGATACCTTTAGCGCATTTAAGGCTCTGAAGAAGGGGGTTGATGTTTCATCCTCTTGA
- a CDS encoding FIST C-terminal domain-containing protein translates to MFHPLDEQGAHEPDNGIITAVSSQRHAWRAVAELAARLHHPALGGVVFFCSAEYDLEALGQALSESFAKVPICGCTTAGEITPSGYGRGCIVAIGFDCRVFSVVPALVDDLVGFDLPRAQQLVDSLLANCRPKAVAPLNENSFVMTLLDGLSSREEQVLATLDAALGRIPSFGGSAGDDNHLTHTHVFAEGAFHTQAAVMLMINTRLPFDVFSTHHLAPRTEKFVVTAADREQRRVRELNGVPAATLYAQWVGVAVEDLMPALFARYPLAVRLGDHYFVRSIQRANQDGSLSFYCAVENGIVLSAMRPLPLLADLENMLDEIKARVGPPALMIGCDCFLRRMELEALGQLESASALLRASQVVGFNTYGEQHHGMHVNQTFTGVAFGTLSAG, encoded by the coding sequence ATGTTTCATCCTCTTGACGAACAAGGTGCTCACGAGCCTGACAATGGCATTATCACTGCCGTGAGCAGCCAACGCCATGCCTGGCGAGCAGTGGCTGAGCTGGCCGCCAGGCTTCATCACCCGGCATTGGGTGGCGTGGTCTTTTTCTGCTCGGCTGAATACGACCTTGAGGCGCTGGGGCAAGCGCTATCGGAAAGCTTTGCCAAGGTGCCCATATGTGGCTGTACCACAGCCGGGGAAATTACGCCTTCTGGCTACGGGCGAGGCTGTATCGTTGCGATTGGTTTTGATTGCCGGGTATTCAGCGTGGTGCCTGCCCTAGTGGATGATCTGGTCGGGTTTGACCTGCCCCGCGCCCAGCAGCTGGTGGATTCCCTGCTGGCCAACTGTCGACCCAAGGCAGTGGCGCCACTGAATGAAAACAGCTTTGTCATGACCCTACTGGACGGCCTTTCCAGCCGTGAAGAACAGGTGCTGGCGACCCTGGATGCCGCTCTGGGGCGTATTCCCAGTTTTGGCGGCTCTGCCGGAGATGACAATCACCTGACCCACACCCATGTGTTTGCCGAAGGGGCTTTTCATACCCAGGCAGCGGTCATGTTGATGATCAACACCCGGCTGCCCTTTGATGTCTTTTCTACTCACCATCTTGCCCCGCGTACCGAAAAGTTTGTGGTAACCGCCGCCGACCGGGAGCAGCGCCGGGTGCGGGAGCTTAACGGTGTGCCTGCCGCCACCCTGTATGCTCAATGGGTGGGTGTGGCGGTGGAAGACCTGATGCCTGCGCTGTTTGCCCGCTACCCGCTGGCAGTGCGTCTGGGGGATCACTATTTTGTGCGCTCGATCCAGCGCGCCAATCAGGATGGCAGCCTGAGTTTCTACTGCGCGGTGGAAAACGGCATTGTGCTCAGCGCCATGCGGCCCTTGCCGCTGCTGGCGGATCTGGAAAACATGCTGGATGAGATCAAGGCGCGTGTGGGGCCGCCTGCCCTGATGATCGGCTGTGACTGCTTTCTGCGCCGCATGGAACTTGAAGCACTCGGCCAGCTGGAGTCAGCCTCGGCGCTGTTGCGCGCCTCCCAGGTGGTTGGTTTCAATACCTACGGTGAACAGCATCATGGTATGCACGTTAACCAGACCTTTACGGGGGTGGCCTTTGGCACTCTTTCAGCTGGATGA